The genome window TtctagatatatataaatatttacaacatGTTTAGATTTagtcattttctttcttttacagacaacaacatatagtaaataaaaaaatataagtatttaACTAAATATGGTGATACATTAATGTTATTGATTGgaaagaattataatatagATACAAATTGTTAAGAATAGGATAGATAAATTTGCAACAATCTATAATGGATAAAACACCAGTATCTATTTTACATGAAATAATGGCGAAAAATCTAGCAACGCCTAATTATGAGCTTATACATGACGGGGGAGGCACGCatataaatacttttacaTATCGGGTATCATGTGAAGGTCTTACTGCTACTGGTGTTGGACGTTCTAAAAAGGATGCAAAGCATGAAGCTGCAAAGGCAATGTTAGAAGCTATTGTAGCACATAGAGGTTATCTACAGTTACCAGCATCGCCAGCACAATCTTCTGTAAGAACCCCTTTACCACCAACAATTCCTGAGGTAAAAAGAACTCCACCAGACGAACCATTTATTAATGCAGTTGGTGCTTTACAAGTAAGTTATGTTTATTTACCTTTAGTTTGTATCagtacaataatatttatatgcataTTATTGTAGGATTTATGTATTGAAAACAATTTACAAGAACCTAAATATAACCAAATTAATGAGGTTGGACCTCCACATGCAAAAATTTTTAGTATTCAATGCACAGTAACAACTTTTAAAGAAACTGGTATTGCAAGGACAAAAAAGCAAGCTAAACAAGAGGCTGCAAAAAAGATGttagataaaataaacgaattgACAAGTGGCTTAAACACTGGAACTAATAAAGAATCAGATGAAAGGAAAGATTATAGTCAAATTGCTAAAGCTCGATACCCAGCACTTTCAAGGTTACCTACATCTAGAAAAATTAACTTAGGTGTTAAGATATCAGAATATCATATACAGTTTAAGAATTTATTTGATACTGAAATGCAGAAAGAACTAACTTCAAAATTAGCATCTATTATTCCACAAAATGAAAATCATATTTCTGAAGACATTGTAGAAGATCTGCTAGACAAATTTCGAGAGATCTTGGCAATCACAGGGTTAGATATAACAACTTCAGTATTCCCTTCAGTTACAGATATGTTTGTTGTAACTATGAGAATAGATATGTCTCCTAGTATTGTTGAATTTGCAATAGGAGATACAAAAGCAGCTGCTCAGATGTATACACTaacaaaattgattaaaactTTGATACTTCTTTTAAAATAAGGATAGAATAACTATacataaaataagtaaatttcaaaatatttgtgtCAAAGAATATGTTTATGTTGGAAGAATAATtgtctaattttttttttgctatattgtaatatcttAAAGTTAGATATCAGTTAAGCCTGTTAtatcaattaaataatttctatgagagagagagagagagagagagagagagagagagagagagagagaaaagtaaGAGCTTTTTATTATAGATCCTATTTTAGGtagaaacatttatataatttttacttttgttataaaatagtaCTAGCTATATGTGGGTGAgatattctataatatataatagcgTATCACTTcatatatacgtaaatatacaatatttatataatatactacataattgttacataaattaataatttagtatattatatacaatctTCTGAAAGTAACCACCATTTTTTCAGGCATTTGTCAGTTTGCGATAACCTGCTGAAGAAATGTTTTCAACAAAGCTTAGCTAGTTTCAAGTCCGCTACGTACTCGATATCAAAAATGTCCAAGaaagtttcttttcaataaaaaaatcaaaGTTACGTTAACTTTATTAAATGTCACTTTATATTTTGGATTTTGTAGTGTTTTAGCTGATGTTAACATGAATTCAATAGATTATCATACAATGACCTTGAGATGgccgaattaaaaaatttatgtgCGATATATAGTTGTAGTTCattgtaatatgtaatataaaattgtattatcgaTATCGTTGgataaatttattagtttgGTAGTTTTAGtcttattttgaatatataatttaatcaaaataaaataattttccttactattatattccTATTGATTTAatctaaatttcaaaattcaagaTTATCTCAAGATCATAGTGTGCGATAGGCCATTGAATTTATCTGTCTTATCGTCAGCTACGAATCTGTGAAACCCAAAATATAATgtgctatttaaaaaaagtaaatgtGATCTtgactttttataaaaaaaatttttttcttggATATTTTTGATATCCAAGTATATAGCAGACCCAAAACTAACTTCTATCCAAAACATTTCTTTGACAAATTATAGGAAACTGTCTGAAAAATGATGGATAATCTCAGAGTATACACTTTGTATGTACAAATACTTgtcttatttgaaattattaagtattatgAAAAGGATATTCGAATAACATcaattattctatttaaaattcttaaatacGATGAGCAgaatttgaaatatgaaaatataaacatcTATCCTCTATCAAGATGTAAGGTATAAAACTtgaacaataattattatatcacagtttaaattgttatattatatgttcttcttctttttttgcaGAATCTTAAATTTTCGTTCCGAAAAGACCAAGATGGATGTATAcaagtaatttatatattttttgagaaTTTAAAATCTATTATATTTGTTCAGAAAATTTAGATCAAATCATTAAGGCATGAAGGAtgttctatgtatatataatatcgcaTTAGAATACAAATATGTTCACTTTACAAttgttatacaaatttttaatctttatcaTTTGTAATCTAAAATGTTTTAGTATTACATAATGTGATTGTTATTTAGCGAGTACATTATAgcagaaaggaaaaataatagtGTGTTTGGAGTactttactttactttataTCACACAAAAGCGCTACACCTCGTAGCGTCCAATGTCGAGGGTTATGATCAGTTTcaaaatcgatcgatccgATGTACTTCGAATCTGTTCTTTGTGGTTTTCTATATATAGGGCATTCATAAAGTTTTGGATCCTTCCCTGCAGTTGTGTTTATTGCATAAATGTAAATCACAGGCATTTGTTCATATAGAACTTTTGGTTTACTTTCTACTAATTTGCTGGTTTTACGATCAAGCGAAGCACCCTCTAAAAATAGACCATGAACGTATACTCCCTCCTGAGGTggattttttatatcttcctTGTTAAatcttgtaattaaattttgtaatacaaCAGAGTCAAGAGCCCAACCTTTATGTGCTCGAGTTACTTCCTGCGAAATATAGAGATTTggaaatcaaaattattttccttcaAATTTACAAGTATTGGACAGCTTTCTTATCGATGCAATTCAACAAACGATATCAcgagtaattatttttaattcattcgaggtattgtataataataaatttcatttatcgttgaaaaaaattaattttaaatttagtatttttttttaaaagaaacatttgtCTAACTTGTCGCATTGCAGTTAGAAATCCTTGAGGATTGAAGAATCCAGTCATCCAAAAGACCTTAGGCCTGCCGTAAATGCACCACTGCCTGAATTGATGATCTCGTTCTAAAAGTTCTGTGTACCAAAATCCAAGCGTTGCCGATTCCCAGGAAATTTTTAGCCATTTCTCGGGAATGCGAGCGTCGTACATCGCATCAAGCGACTTTCGTAAACCTTGGCTCATCACAATGGTACCTTCGATAGCTAATTTCAAATCTGTTAAAGTGTTATACACTTCTTTAATGACTCTGGTGATCCTGTAGAAATTCGACTAGTGAgcaaattatttagaaataaaaaagagaatacaAGAAACTATACCTGTCGATTTCTTGtctcaaaaatatattcatcgGTAACAGTGCACCCATTCGTTGAAGTGCTTCTTTCACTTCAAAAGAATTATATTGCTTTGGTAATTTGGCTAGCATATCGTTAGCAAGTTTATAGACGACATTTTCTCTAGTTTCACCGCCTTGTGCATTTCCTTCTTTTGGTTGGACACTCAAAATCGTGTCAAGTATTCCTTTCGCTGTATTTATTTGGTAAGTAATGTCTGCATTTGGATGTAAACCAAACACTTCCGGCGTATCGGTTGCAGGCAAGCTATCGATGTAATCCAAGTATCCCTGAAGATTCTTGGTTTGTGGTACTTTGTATCCACGATAAAATTCGAAGCCAGGTCGCAATAGTACATCGCAAAACCAAACGTGTGTAAATGTAGTTAACAAACGTTTGTCGAAGTCATCAGTGACTCTACCACCGTACTGAACCtgcatatgaaaataaatataaaatagttggGTGTAACGAACTTTTGTATTTTCGTTTCAGTTTTATGatgtttgtaattattttgaagTGTGATCATTTTGAAGATTTACTTGCTTGGGATCGACCACGTGCAACTCCATGATATACCGATAGTAAGTAACCAAAAATAAGGTAAcacaaaagtattttaataaatatttgtataattaataaaatgttcaAACCTCTCCAAGCATGTAACAAATAGTTGGCCACGATACTCCCCGTTTTGGATCCATCTCATCCAAATGATTCTGTATAAATTGAACGGAAGCAGCAAAATCAGCCTGATTAAATTCGTATGGTACGTTCCAACCAAGAGGTCCGAATTTTCTACGTTCTTGAACTACCGTATGTAGAAACGCAACAGCATACAGTAAAGGTGGCCACTGTGATTGCGTACTGTAATCCAACGTGTCCTGCGTTACGCCTTGATAAGTTCTTTTCAGGCTGGCTCTAATACCTTGCGGTGGTTCGTTCGTAAATTTGATGGCCATCTGAAATGATGCTGGTTATACGAAAGAACTTATTTGTCTATAAATTAATTGTCTTCTGACAGATGTAAGGAAAGACCTGCAGTAAACCGATAGGAAATTGCGGATGAACTTCTGTAGTCATCCAAAGCCGAAATGCCTCGTGCACAATGTCCGTTTCAACTAGAGCGTCCATAACTTccgtgcaaaaaggaagcgataagtgaatattttgtaacaataCCCAAGTACCAGTGTTCATAGCGTCCGAGATCAATTTTCGAGCATGAAATTCTTGGCCTTGACCCATGGAAACCGATCGCAATtcttaaatatacattaaatatttaaatgaaatcgtagcttatttttatttttatatttatataagttaAACGTTGTCAACTTGCTTACGGATGACTTTTTGCTTTGCCAGTGCACTAATCTGTGGGCTAGGGTCTGATCCTATcgacaatatacatataagcgGTGATCTAACTTCAGACTCTAACCACGTAGCTTCTAGATCCAAGATCTTCGTTTCTCCATACTCTTTCCCTAATGATTCAACCACGTATTTTTTCGCCTGGGACAAAGTTCTATCTGGACTCCACGATCTGATCAAAAGTAATTTTCTAAACACGTCGAGTTTCTTCTGATATCCGCAAGGAAGTTCCTCTTCCTCGGGTTTCTCTCTTTCGTACCACAATCGCCATTCTCTTTCGCTGAATTCGATTTTCGTTAGAATATCCGAGAACGTGTCTAGTTTGCTGATCTCGACTAGATTCAGCCAAGTTATGTCGAGAATCCACCTGAATGGTTTCGGTGTAACTGCGTTTAAGTCCAAGGATGCACCGCCTTTGATAAAAGCGTTGAACTCTGTATGAGAAATTACACCTCGATGACAGTCTATCTTCATAGCTAGCATCAAGGTGAACAACGATTTGTGTCGTTCGTATAGACTTCTCAGAGTAAAGGCCCACACTTCGTAGGTAAGGTGACGAAGAATTATGTTTATTCGTTCACCAGTGATAGGACTTTTCACAGATTTGGTAATGGAATTATCGAATATAGTCAGAAATTGTCGCAACGAATTTTGGTACATTACGTTTACGTTGCTCATCTCTACGATAAGGAAATACAAAATAGACCCTCTGGACGCGACAGCGCGGAATTCTTCTCGGGCTAGCATGATCTTCTTTTCCGTTAACGCAGACACCTTTAGTTTTTCATTGACCGATTCTGCAGTTACTTTGGTTTCCCTGAGCACATTTATAAGCGCTTCATCGTCTACTAAAGAGCCTTCGGAAGAGGTGAGTCGATGTAACAGAGTGCTTTCGAGTTCTTTCATTGATCGTTGGTTCGTCATCACAGATTCGAACAGAGCCACCCTTTCGGCTTCTAAGTCTGCCTTTTCCATAAGGATAACTCTACCAAGTAGCTGATCTTCCAGGCCTAACATCGTCACAGTAAAATCGATTATCGATGTCTTTGCTGAAATTTCAGGACTGTAAGCAGGATTTGGTAATTTCGTGGTGATGTACAACATAAAACCGGGCATTACATCGCATTCTTTGTCACCGACGATTACTTTCTCGATGGAACcggatttaataaaattcttctcaAGCACGTTATCGAGAACCGGATCTAACTCTTCCGCGATGTCCTCTATCAGCAATGGTCTGCCCAAAGAGAGGCTGTCTTCAAGGTGAGTCCTAAAATATTTGTGATTAAGAGACGTAATCTGTAGTTCGTTCATGCATTCCTTGTTCTTTATCCACATTTTTCCTTGATTCTGAGGATCTATTAACAGAGGATAGGAGGAGGATTTAGTTACGATAAGCGCGTTTTGCACAGACAATTCGTCATTTGGTAATCCTTGAAGCGTCCATTCCGACATCGTCGCACTGTCTACGAGCATGTTTGTAATGTTCAGATTTTTAGTGAAGGGAATGGATTTAGTTGCCAAAATGTTCATCCAAGATGACACTAAGCTAGCTCTGTACTGTTGATTGTATGGACCACAGTACGATAAAAAGCCAGTTGCCAGTAAAACATCCCCAACTAGTCGACCTAACTGAATTTTGAATTCGCTGCTTTGCTCGGTCCAGCGTATTTTCTCACCGCCTAACCCGTTTATCAATGCGGTTGCAGCTGTCATTTTCCTAAGACACACGTTTGCAGCTTCTGTCAATCTTTGCTTCTCCGAAACAGCAGAGTCATATTGTTCCTTAACCGCTTGCAGAGCCATTTCTCTTTCCGATAATTCTCTCTCGGCGTTTGCCAGATCCTCCATGGCTACCTTGAGTCTTGCTTCCTGCAACGCTAAATTAGCCTTCAGTGGTAGGACTTCCTTATTCACCGAATGAAAAAAAGCCATTGCCTTTGTCCAGGACAATAAACCTGCCACGTCACCGCAAACTCGTCTGGCAGTTTCCATGTTATAGTCCTCCATCTTAAAGTAAGGTTGAAGTAATTCAACCATCTCGTTGTTTATTATGTCTTTCGGATAGTTTTGTAATTGAAGCAAGAACGTGGTGCTGGCCATTAACTTTAACGATTCTGCCCAAGAAGGCTTTGGACATGGCGCAGCTGTATCCGGAACAACCGATCcaatttttcgttgaaatagAATTAACACACAATCCATAATTCTCATAATGAGATGAGGAGGTCTACCCAATTTCCTGACGGTAGCTATATGAGCCGGTTTAATAGTGTTCAAAGCAGCCTCTGCTTCCTCCAGCGCAGGCTTAGCAGCCTCTAGCTTTTGTTCAGCTAAGGCTTTTTCTTCTGCTATGTAAGCTACCAATTGCTCAGCTTTCTCTTTCACTTTTTGCACCTGATTCTTAAATGCCTCTGCCTGCATTGCTCTTTCTGTCACTTCCAAGAGGACAGTTTCTGCTTTTTCAGATGCTTGAACTAGTTCTTTTTCCATCTCAGCCAGATCTCTTTTCAAGATCTCAACTGATATCGAAGCTTCTTCCAGCTTCGCTAAGCCAGTATCCATGCGCCTAGCTCCCTCGCCGAGTTCATGTTGTTTGCTTTGGTAGATATTTTTGTAGCCACCGATGAAGTTCAAATACGATTTTGGCGTGACGTGAGTAGCGCGACGAAATCTTTGAAAGTATTCCGTGGACGTCAGAGAAACGATGTCCTGTATGGAGCCTAAGGCATTCACCAATTCAGATTTGACTTCGCTGGTACAAGCTATGCTAAAGTCGTGCAGAAAGTGTTTAGCAACTAAGATTAGAGCGTCTCTGGGCCAAGGTTGGAACCAATCGATCGTGCAGCCTGATATGAGAGCTGGAAAGCGTTGAGCACGATTTCTAAACTTTTCGCCAACTGGAGAGAAACAAAATACTACGTGTAAATTTTGGCAGGTCCTCTGAAGAAAGAAATCCATTACGAGTTCGTTGTTGATCGTTCGTTTTGGATTTTCGCGTCTCAGGATAGGTATCAATTCTGAAATAATCTCTTGCTGTTCGTCACGAGTGAATAAGTTGCTGATAACCCCGGAGCTCAGAATATTGTTCAAGTATTCCAAGAAGCCCTCCTCTTTAATGTCCAAATCAGTAAATATAAACGTCGTACCCTTTCCTTGAGCTCCACACGTTCGATAGAGATATCTTAGATCTTCTAAAAAATTTGCTACGTTGTAAGATCTTGTCAAAGTGATTTGAAACGTTTTATAGCCGGCAATGAAGGACGATAATTTCGTAAGACTTTGCTTGCCAGATCCTCCGACACCTACTAACATTACATTGCCCTTTGGATGTCTAATGACTCTAGATATTTTAACCAAATGTAGCATGGCATCGGGGAAGAAGACCAAATCCATACCAGAACCTCTTTGGATTTCGTTGAATTGCGAAAGGAACATTTCTAGTCTGTCCCTGAGGATTTGGTCGTCATAAACGGGTTCGTATACTTTTGGTAACTCAATGTCGGCGTCTTCACCTTCTTCGCCAGTTGGTTCGGGTGCATCTCTAAAAATTGTCACGAAAATGGTAAAAGGTGCATGTAATCGAGCAATTCTTACGATTTtctaatgttaataaatacgttaatatttgtttaagaTAAAAGTTTTATCACGCCTCTTTTTCGATCGACAATAATAATCTGACTTAAATTAAGTACGCGGTTGATCGTACTGATAATACTTACCTCATGAAATCTACGAATACAGGATCTTGATCGAGCATGTTCGCATAATCCTTCCCTAGCATTTCATTAACaacttttagaatttctttatCGAACCAATCTTTATCCGCTTGTATAGTGAATCTATCACTGAATACGCGACTGCATTCGTGTTTCCACAGCAACATAAGCACACTTTCCTTATCGATAACCGTGGATAGTGTACCAAGCATACCTTGCCAAATTCTTGATAAATCTCGAAGATTAAAGGTATAGTGAAACTTGGCCGGTGTAGGTAATAAATTGGCTCTAGTTCTTTCCCAAAGTGTTCTTGTCAGGGGAACCATtttattaacgagattccTAACTTCCGTTGAAAATCCTCTTTTAGCGTTGTAATGACCTTCTCCGAGCACGCTAAAAATGCGATCAATGGATGCTTCGTTAGGTAGCGTACAATTGAAAATGCAAAACTGTCTCTTCAATCTTAGAGGAATGTCATTTCTTCCACCACCTGGTTGACACATTGCTGCCAAAAATGTTACGTCCACGATGCTAGTAAAGTCTCCGGGTTTctctaaagaataaaatcctTTCATATCCATCGTTTGACGGACAATTTCGTTGGTGATTTGATCACCCCACTCGTTTATTTGCGGCAAATTTATATCATCGATGAAAACCAACATTTTTTTCCCTCCTGGTGGTCCAAACGTGCTACCTAGACGTTTCTCCACGTAACTTTCTATGGTTTTCTGAAACTGATATGGACTCGTGGCCGAGCTGAAATTGAACGATCTACTCAAAGTGGTCTCTCTGTTCGCTTTTTTCATGTACGACTTCATCATGACGGTTTTGGCAGAACCTTGTTCGCCTATTAATAAGACCGCTTTATCTTGACGACCAATTAGATCGATTAGGTATTGTATTCTCACGTTATCAGGTATAGGAACCAATACATTGCTGTAATCAGGCGTCGAATACTCTGGATAAACGTAGTTGGTCACCATGCTTGTCCACGTATCCCATTTACCTTTTTCACTGACATAGAAATCGAACAATTTTGCTTCGGGGTATTTTTCTGATGTTGGTAAATCTAAACTTTCGAAATTTTGTCGCAGGTAGGAGTCGTACTTTTGCCTGTCCGATGTTTCTAACAGTGCTCCTATACCCCACACCAAAGCAAAAACGTAAAAACGTTTTAGATGTTCGGCTGTCATCGGTTGGCGGTTTTCATCTTCTgtttcttcgtcgtcgtcttcttcTATGCGTACTTCGGGTGGAATTAGACCCTCGAGGAGACACAACATTTGTCGCACTATGTTGCATTGTAGAACGTCTATTGTCAACGATAAAGCTTGAGTGCTCCACGAATAAacctataaattaattatatgttgccgtaattacaatattacaatgttacaatactaaaatattgttagaaattttatttaggaTACAAATGGATAGTTTTTAGAATtaacttaatattttcatagtaaTCTTTTCAGGAAATATGAAATAGGAAACGTGAAAAATAGCTTTGTAATAAGGTAAAACAATGTGATTAATTTTGCatgttaatttgtaattacattattaatttgtttagaattgaatatttatatacttggATCAGATAGAAATGTGGGATAATGGACAAATATAAACTCGAAATATTAACAGCAAAATACATATTGAAGTATCTGGAAAATAAgacttaattttctttatcatcATTTGAACAAAATTTGCGCAAGTATCTCTATCTaatctaattataaataacgtgtttttaaatattttataaaatgacaaTTACGTTTCTTTACCTGC of Bombus fervidus isolate BK054 chromosome 1, iyBomFerv1, whole genome shotgun sequence contains these proteins:
- the LOC139985466 gene encoding protein Loquacious, with the protein product MDKTPVSILHEIMAKNLATPNYELIHDGGGTHINTFTYRVSCEGLTATGVGRSKKDAKHEAAKAMLEAIVAHRGYLQLPASPAQSSVRTPLPPTIPEVKRTPPDEPFINAVGALQDLCIENNLQEPKYNQINEVGPPHAKIFSIQCTVTTFKETGIARTKKQAKQEAAKKMLDKINELTSGLNTGTNKESDERKDYSQIAKARYPALSRLPTSRKINLGVKISEYHIQFKNLFDTEMQKELTSKLASIIPQNENHISEDIVEDLLDKFREILAITGLDITTSVFPSVTDMFVVTMRIDMSPSIVEFAIGDTKAAAQMYTLTKLIKTLILLLK
- the Dhc1 gene encoding dynein axonemal heavy chain 1 isoform X1 encodes the protein MPAIAGRLTWANSLKVHLDELATSVSNHPVLKTLPLTMELEKRYNYALGVLNQYKSDIAEVWTHQNSWVIEDCLKRPLLMVDEKTGKIKVNLEGRVTLLLREADCLAKLNLEIPIVALTILAKKDYFTLVTDSLQLMIEEFVFTARRVKLEVRPLLLPHLVRVASLLEPGLTSLNWTNPEWKNFYQNTKQQIKEFDILVTRVHDVYDNRILQVLAAMQKITLHSMPESDQPWTIEEFVEKTEEVCRLAAVDLYRKSMMVEEAVEEVLDLVKNAAENFKAAANSSQFEFFNTEENEEVVDQTVQQDWSIVWNLFDDPHQLLVTPGSLPKGMQDMVRNAVSEMRRYYSRKVVDVLIRVTRSSLDIIRKRFIREIDPEDAPSPIFLLHATLMIPVVTVKPSLDDVQEVLTLVGKTIAGVARGVSQWNSRINKDTWGQAYSKRNFADIVMRAQMQAAKRKQEEPEDPRVRRRRLFKIISEERSIFPVQEQNFHAMVMDNKEVIKLLSMLNTCMQEFKPDLAEFIDRWKPYKFLWKNEKSMRELLQISLPEFESTLRKHSELEDLLATEPDMVIFGSSIAVSTEKLKYGLYTEIKACTHKIGQAMKKKYRREMEYVYALMNEMERKLDRQIRDLDDVRLIMDTLKKIREQEVDMELKIDPIEEAFNIVTRYEVPVDQECLEQVDNLRYTWQQLLARAQESHVLLLKLQPQFEEDLRNNLENFRIDNKMYCEEYRSSGPMQSGLSPREASDRQILFQNRFDGMWRKLQTYQSGEELFGLPTTDYPELSQIRKELNLLQKLYKLYNDVIDRVNSYYDIPWGEVNIEDINNELMEFQNRCRKLPKGLKEWPAFFALKKTIDDFNDMCPLLELMANKAMKPRHWHRIVEVTGYSFDLESEGFCLKNILEAPLLKYKEDIEDICISAMKEKDIEAKLRIVVNEWSSHELTFMTFNNRGELLLRGDTTAETIGQLEDSLMVLGSLMSNRYNAPFRKQIQQWLADLSNTNEILERWLLVQNMWVYLEAVFVGGDIAKQLPKEAKRFSKIDKSWQKIMQRAHETPGVVPCCVGDDLLKQLLPHLQEQLELCQKSLSGYLEKKRMMFPRFFFVSDPALLEILGQASDSHTIQNHLLSIFDNTRYVKFHDIEYNKMTAVISSEGETILLERAVRAEGSVETWLTQLLQTSQQSLHSIIRQCHSMINDVNFNLLTFLDKMPAQVGLLGIQMIWTRDSELALAQARADKKIMAETNNRFLDLLNTLIDQTTRDLAKIERTKFETLITIHVHQRDIFDILCRLNVRSLNDFEWLKQCRFYFKEDLDKTSICITDVNFTYQNEYLGCTERLVITPLTDRCYITLAQALSMSMGGSPCGPAGTGKTETVKDMGKTLAKYVVVFNCSDQMDYRGLGRIYKGLAQSGSWGCFDEFNRIELPVLSVAAQQVAVVLAAKREKKKQFVFTDGDLIDMCPELGIFITMNPGYAGRKELPENLKIQFRTVAMMVPDRQIIIRVKLASCGFLENITLARKFYTLYKLCEEQLTKQVHYDFGLRNILSVLRTLGASKRVNSKDSESTIVMRVLRDMNLSKLIDEDEPLFISLVADLFPNQALEKTSYPELEAAISQQVEEAGLIYHPPWVLKLIQLYETQRVRHGIMTLGPTGAGKTTCIHILMKALTQCGNSHREMRMNPKSITAAQMFGRLDVATNDWTDGIFSALWRKTLKLKEGEYVWMVLDGPVDSIWIENLNSVLDDNKTLTLANGDRLSMSSNCKIIFEPHNVDNASPATVSRNGMVYMSSSGLDWSPVVTAWLKSRTPLEQEVFGQCFTDSFTQVYSWSTQALSLTIDVLQCNIVRQMLCLLEGLIPPEVRIEEDDDEETEDENRQPMTAEHLKRFYVFALVWGIGALLETSDRQKYDSYLRQNFESLDLPTSEKYPEAKLFDFYVSEKGKWDTWTSMVTNYVYPEYSTPDYSNVLVPIPDNVRIQYLIDLIGRQDKAVLLIGEQGSAKTVMMKSYMKKANRETTLSRSFNFSSATSPYQFQKTIESYVEKRLGSTFGPPGGKKMLVFIDDINLPQINEWGDQITNEIVRQTMDMKGFYSLEKPGDFTSIVDVTFLAAMCQPGGGRNDIPLRLKRQFCIFNCTLPNEASIDRIFSVLGEGHYNAKRGFSTEVRNLVNKMVPLTRTLWERTRANLLPTPAKFHYTFNLRDLSRIWQGMLGTLSTVIDKESVLMLLWKHECSRVFSDRFTIQADKDWFDKEILKVVNEMLGKDYANMLDQDPVFVDFMRDAPEPTGEEGEDADIELPKVYEPVYDDQILRDRLEMFLSQFNEIQRGSGMDLVFFPDAMLHLVKISRVIRHPKGNVMLVGVGGSGKQSLTKLSSFIAGYKTFQITLTRSYNVANFLEDLRYLYRTCGAQGKGTTFIFTDLDIKEEGFLEYLNNILSSGVISNLFTRDEQQEIISELIPILRRENPKRTINNELVMDFFLQRTCQNLHVVFCFSPVGEKFRNRAQRFPALISGCTIDWFQPWPRDALILVAKHFLHDFSIACTSEVKSELVNALGSIQDIVSLTSTEYFQRFRRATHVTPKSYLNFIGGYKNIYQSKQHELGEGARRMDTGLAKLEEASISVEILKRDLAEMEKELVQASEKAETVLLEVTERAMQAEAFKNQVQKVKEKAEQLVAYIAEEKALAEQKLEAAKPALEEAEAALNTIKPAHIATVRKLGRPPHLIMRIMDCVLILFQRKIGSVVPDTAAPCPKPSWAESLKLMASTTFLLQLQNYPKDIINNEMVELLQPYFKMEDYNMETARRVCGDVAGLLSWTKAMAFFHSVNKEVLPLKANLALQEARLKVAMEDLANAERELSEREMALQAVKEQYDSAVSEKQRLTEAANVCLRKMTAATALINGLGGEKIRWTEQSSEFKIQLGRLVGDVLLATGFLSYCGPYNQQYRASLVSSWMNILATKSIPFTKNLNITNMLVDSATMSEWTLQGLPNDELSVQNALIVTKSSSYPLLIDPQNQGKMWIKNKECMNELQITSLNHKYFRTHLEDSLSLGRPLLIEDIAEELDPVLDNVLEKNFIKSGSIEKVIVGDKECDVMPGFMLYITTKLPNPAYSPEISAKTSIIDFTVTMLGLEDQLLGRVILMEKADLEAERVALFESVMTNQRSMKELESTLLHRLTSSEGSLVDDEALINVLRETKVTAESVNEKLKVSALTEKKIMLAREEFRAVASRGSILYFLIVEMSNVNVMYQNSLRQFLTIFDNSITKSVKSPITGERINIILRHLTYEVWAFTLRSLYERHKSLFTLMLAMKIDCHRGVISHTEFNAFIKGGASLDLNAVTPKPFRWILDITWLNLVEISKLDTFSDILTKIEFSEREWRLWYEREKPEEEELPCGYQKKLDVFRKLLLIRSWSPDRTLSQAKKYVVESLGKEYGETKILDLEATWLESEVRSPLICILSIGSDPSPQISALAKQKVIQLRSVSMGQGQEFHARKLISDAMNTGTWVLLQNIHLSLPFCTEVMDALVETDIVHEAFRLWMTTEVHPQFPIGLLQMAIKFTNEPPQGIRASLKRTYQGVTQDTLDYSTQSQWPPLLYAVAFLHTVVQERRKFGPLGWNVPYEFNQADFAASVQFIQNHLDEMDPKRGVSWPTICYMLGEVQYGGRVTDDFDKRLLTTFTHVWFCDVLLRPGFEFYRGYKVPQTKNLQGYLDYIDSLPATDTPEVFGLHPNADITYQINTAKGILDTILSVQPKEGNAQGGETRENVVYKLANDMLAKLPKQYNSFEVKEALQRMGALLPMNIFLRQEIDRFEISYRRYHCDEPRFTKVA